GCTGATGATACCGATTGTATTTTTACTTATATTAATTTTTGTTATTTATAAAAGCATTAAAATATTTTTCTCTTATCGACCACTCTCCACTGAGATCTTTTCTATACAACTATTCTTTTCAATGCTGTTTCTATATAGCATCCTCACCATTGGATTTGGGCTTGTTTATTTAATACTTTCCATGCAAGGCTTGATTTTACTTGAAGGAATGGAACTACACAATATGGCCCTTTGGCATCGTTTAGCACAATCCATTTATTTTAGTGGAGTAACCTTGTTAACAGTCGGTTATGGGGATATTACTCCAGTTGGCTGGGCTCGGCCAATTGCCTTGTTTGAGGCATTAATAGGCTATACTTTGCCTGCTGCGCTTTTCATGAAGGCTTGGCGCGAGAAGGAGAGGTAGTTTGATTTGTTCCCCGTAAATGTCCGATTGGTTCAAGGGCTTTTAGGTGGGTGCTAACAATTAAAGGGGGGACGGCAACTGATTAATTTCACTTTATTTTCTCATTTGTTTAAAAGGTCAGAAAATGCAGACGATTTCTTGCCTTGATAATGGATAAATATGTTAAGATAGATTTACTCAGGCTTTTTGGAGCAATATAAAAGGGGGGTAAAAATGGATCCTATATTGCAGTTGGTTATTGTCCCGGTAAGCGTTATTGGATTAGGGGTTCTATCTTCTTTTCTATTTAAAAGCTTTTGGGTTGGGCCGTTAGTTACAGCAGCTTCAAATGCAATTATTGAATTCATTTTTATTGAAAGTTTATCAGTCTGGACCTTACTATTTTCTTCTTTGACCTTCATTCTCTCCCTGCCTATTCTTATATATGTTAAACC
This DNA window, taken from Bacillaceae bacterium S4-13-56, encodes the following:
- a CDS encoding potassium channel family protein, with protein sequence MIPIVFLLILIFVIYKSIKIFFSYRPLSTEIFSIQLFFSMLFLYSILTIGFGLVYLILSMQGLILLEGMELHNMALWHRLAQSIYFSGVTLLTVGYGDITPVGWARPIALFEALIGYTLPAALFMKAWREKER